A genomic segment from Salvia splendens isolate huo1 chromosome 13, SspV2, whole genome shotgun sequence encodes:
- the LOC121762547 gene encoding uncharacterized protein LOC121762547 translates to MALAGNANLSMGETTCVKSPNLWIGETASDLDLCGKRKGGNEIQGAMMAKAKESSPSRQVSEFTDFLGLLENFKDGFTFEEENFDLMRECLESNDTDLIAEMKEGPPYDHQAVLKYIAQVRNSGGFDLDVKLPTYLGGLLVVLIPLDLSKDKNEFPGDSDPDDANHQIPTVREYAYQRARFAIDEINVDMNAKTFELVEVVRAVKTAGGGFFMFLTLAVKKVGEAEEEAATITIQAIVLHDLGKPMELKEWRFKPDAQA, encoded by the exons ATGGCACTCGCGGGAAACGCTAATTTGTCGATGGGTGAAACAACTTGTGTAAAATCCCCTAATTTGTGGATTGGAGAAACAGCATCGGATTTGGATTTGTGTGGTAAACGAAAAGGAGGAAACGAGATTCAGGGCGCCATGATGGCAAAGGCAAAGGAATCATCGCCATCGCGGCAGGTATCGGAATTCACAGATTTCCTTGGTCTACTCGAAAACTTCAAAGATGGGTTTACGTTCGAAGAGGAAAATTTCGATTTGATGAGAGAATGTTTGGAAAGTAATGATACGGATTTGATAGCGGAAATGAAGGAAGGTCCTCCTTATGACCATCAGGCCGTTCTGAAATACATCGCTCAAGTCCGCAACAGCGGT GGTTTTGATCTGGATGTGAAACTTCCTACTTATCTTGGTGGTTTGTTGGTGGTTTTGATCCCCCTTGATCTATCTAAAGATAAGAATGAATTCCCCGGTGATAGTGATCCTGATGATGCCAATCATCAAATACCTACTGTGCGTGAATATGCTTATCAGAGAGCAAGGTTTGCTATTGATGAAATCAATGTTGACATG AATGCCAAAACTTTTGAGCTTGTGGAAGTTGTCAGGGCTGTCAAGACGGCCGGCGGCGGCTTTTTCATGTTTTTGACCCTGGCTGTGAAAAAAGTCGGGGAGGCTGAAGAAGAAGCTGCTACTATCACTATCCAAGCAATTGTCTTACATGACCTGGGTAAACCTATGGAGCTCAAGGAGTGGAGGTTCAAGCCCGACGCCCAAGCTTGA
- the LOC121760082 gene encoding uncharacterized protein LOC121760082 — MALAGNANLSMGETTCVKSPNLWIGETASDLDLCGKRKGGNEIQGAMMAKAKESSPSRQVSEFTDFLGLLENFKDGFTFEEENLDLMRECLESNDTDLIAEMKEGPPYDHQAVLKYIAQVRNSGGFDLDVKLPTYLGSLLVVLIPLDLSKDKNEFPGDSDPDDANHQIPTVREYAYQRARFAIDEINVDMNAKTFELVEVVRAVKTACGGFFMFLTLAVKKVGEAEEEAATITIQAIVLHDLGKPMELKEWRFKPDAQA; from the exons ATGGCACTCGCGGGAAACGCTAATTTGTCGATGGGTGAAACAACTTGTGTAAAATCCCCTAATTTGTGGATTGGAGAAACAGCATCGGATTTGGATTTGTGTGGTAAACGAAAAGGAGGAAACGAGATTCAGGGCGCCATGATGGCAAAGGCAAAGGAATCATCGCCATCGCGGCAGGTATCGGAATTCACAGATTTCCTTGGTCTACTCGAAAACTTCAAAGATGGGTTTACGTTCGAAGAGGAAAATTTAGATTTGATGAGAGAATGTTTGGAAAGTAATGATACGGATTTGATAGCGGAAATGAAGGAAGGTCCTCCTTATGACCATCAGGCCGTTCTGAAATACATCGCTCAAGTCCGCAACAGCGGT GGTTTTGATCTGGATGTGAAACTTCCTACTTATCTTGGTAGTTTGTTGGTGGTTTTGATCCCCCTTGATCTATCTAAAGATAAGAATGAATTCCCCGGTGATAGTGATCCTGATGATGCCAATCATCAAATACCTACTGTGCGTGAATATGCTTATCAGAGAGCAAGGTTTGCTATTGATGAAATCAATGTTGACATG AATGCCAAAACTTTTGAGCTTGTGGAAGTTGTCAGGGCTGTCAAGACGGCCTGCGGCGGCTTTTTCATGTTTTTGACCCTGGCTGTGAAAAAAGTCGGGGAGGCTGAAGAAGAAGCTGCTACTATCACTATCCAAGCAATTGTCTTACATGACCTGGGTAAACCTATGGAGCTCAAGGAGTGGAGGTTCAAGCCCGACGCCCAAGCTTGA